A genomic stretch from Diachasmimorpha longicaudata isolate KC_UGA_2023 chromosome 2, iyDiaLong2, whole genome shotgun sequence includes:
- the LOC135172809 gene encoding uncharacterized protein LOC135172809 isoform X2: MTRLFILFWLCSVSLEFEGSVVLRNLGERQYNSLIEKSHLPTHGACWHNALKVLKNNCDKLNDHEHSLLALRLANCFLEDSGHATYDCYSSESEDIRRKCINGMSDRAFGVYNEFYTHTTHICFFLNHELWQIETNNIIKVLYDASSKMREQLHEAAEIQGSMLESQKEGLALQNKLLDHGKTLEGIIESSAETVNDMVTDFRETSRDQQALLYEIFSYMRAFQDWIVGEVSWFQSIAYFTVTCIICALFSASKRTAEARVTLFTILSMNVILERMFVQYKHNMKTVSPDDAIQIVLFTWWLRKGALLLCIATLFHSYLTYRDETHENYAALKRIEKQLHTLQENPVTFRYTTRLAVKKLKEAQMNKKELKM; encoded by the exons ATGACACGATTGTTTATTCTATTCTGGCTTTGCAGTGTCAGTTTGGAATTCGAGGGAAGTGTTGTACTGAGGAATTTAGGAGAGAGACAATACAATTCGTTAATAG AAAAATCCCATTTACCAACGCATGGAGCTTGCTGGCACAATGCGCtgaaagttttaaaaaataattgtgataAATTGAACGATCACGAGCATTCGCTACTCGCTTTGAGACTGGCCAATTGTTTTCTGGAAGACTCTGGTCATGCAACGTACGATTGCTACTCGAGTGAATCGGAGGACATCAGGAG GAAATGCATCAATGGAATGTCCGATCGTGCTTTCGGAGTTTATAATGAGTTCTATACTCACACAACGCACATCTGCTTTTTCCTGAATCACGAACTATGGCAGATTGAAACCAATAACATCATAAAAGT TCTGTACGACGCATCGTCGAAGATGAGGGAACAGCTTCACGAAGCTGCTGAAATACAGGGGTCCATGCTGGAGAGCCAAAAAGAGGGTTTGGCCCTGCAGAATAAATTGTTGGACCATGGGAAGACCCTCGAGGGCATCATTGAGTCATCAGCGGAAACTGTCAATGATATGGTGACTGATTTCAG GGAAACATCGAGGGATCAACAGGCTCTTctgtatgaaatattttcgtaCATGCGGGCTTTTCAAGACTGGATAGTAGGTGAAGTCTCGTGGTTCCAGTCAATCGCATATTTCACAGTGACCTGCATCATCTGCGCTCTGTTCAGTGCATCAAAACGCACTGCTGAGGCGCGAGTAACTCTATTCACTATTCTCAGTATGAACGTCATCCTCGAGAGAATGTTCGTTCAGTACAAACATAATATGAAAACGGTTTCACCAGACGATGCA ATTCAAATAGTTTTGTTCACTTGGTGGCTGCGGAAAGGAGCTCTACTCCTGTGTATCGCAACTCTATTCCACTCGTACTTAACGTACAGAGACGAGACTCACGAAAATTATGCTGCCCTGAAGAGGATTGAGAAGCAGCTGCATACGTTGCAGGAGAATCCCGTGACTTTCC GATATACAACACGACTGGCTGTCAAGAAACTGAAAGAAGcccaaatgaataaaaaagaattaaaaatgtga
- the LOC135172809 gene encoding uncharacterized protein LOC135172809 isoform X1 encodes MTRLFILFWLCSVSLEFEGSVVLRNLGERQYNSLIEKSHLPTHGACWHNALKVLKNNCDKLNDHEHSLLALRLANCFLEDSGHATYDCYSSESEDIRRKCINGMSDRAFGVYNEFYTHTTHICFFLNHELWQIETNNIIKVLYDASSKMREQLHEAAEIQGSMLESQKEGLALQNKLLDHGKTLEGIIESSAETVNDMVTDFRETSRDQQALLYEIFSYMRAFQDWIVGEVSWFQSIAYFTVTCIICALFSASKRTAEARVTLFTILSMNVILERMFVQYKHNMKTVSPDDASDPSLQIQIVLFTWWLRKGALLLCIATLFHSYLTYRDETHENYAALKRIEKQLHTLQENPVTFRYTTRLAVKKLKEAQMNKKELKM; translated from the exons ATGACACGATTGTTTATTCTATTCTGGCTTTGCAGTGTCAGTTTGGAATTCGAGGGAAGTGTTGTACTGAGGAATTTAGGAGAGAGACAATACAATTCGTTAATAG AAAAATCCCATTTACCAACGCATGGAGCTTGCTGGCACAATGCGCtgaaagttttaaaaaataattgtgataAATTGAACGATCACGAGCATTCGCTACTCGCTTTGAGACTGGCCAATTGTTTTCTGGAAGACTCTGGTCATGCAACGTACGATTGCTACTCGAGTGAATCGGAGGACATCAGGAG GAAATGCATCAATGGAATGTCCGATCGTGCTTTCGGAGTTTATAATGAGTTCTATACTCACACAACGCACATCTGCTTTTTCCTGAATCACGAACTATGGCAGATTGAAACCAATAACATCATAAAAGT TCTGTACGACGCATCGTCGAAGATGAGGGAACAGCTTCACGAAGCTGCTGAAATACAGGGGTCCATGCTGGAGAGCCAAAAAGAGGGTTTGGCCCTGCAGAATAAATTGTTGGACCATGGGAAGACCCTCGAGGGCATCATTGAGTCATCAGCGGAAACTGTCAATGATATGGTGACTGATTTCAG GGAAACATCGAGGGATCAACAGGCTCTTctgtatgaaatattttcgtaCATGCGGGCTTTTCAAGACTGGATAGTAGGTGAAGTCTCGTGGTTCCAGTCAATCGCATATTTCACAGTGACCTGCATCATCTGCGCTCTGTTCAGTGCATCAAAACGCACTGCTGAGGCGCGAGTAACTCTATTCACTATTCTCAGTATGAACGTCATCCTCGAGAGAATGTTCGTTCAGTACAAACATAATATGAAAACGGTTTCACCAGACGATGCA TCTGATCCTTCTTTGCAGATTCAAATAGTTTTGTTCACTTGGTGGCTGCGGAAAGGAGCTCTACTCCTGTGTATCGCAACTCTATTCCACTCGTACTTAACGTACAGAGACGAGACTCACGAAAATTATGCTGCCCTGAAGAGGATTGAGAAGCAGCTGCATACGTTGCAGGAGAATCCCGTGACTTTCC GATATACAACACGACTGGCTGTCAAGAAACTGAAAGAAGcccaaatgaataaaaaagaattaaaaatgtga
- the LOC135172798 gene encoding RNA-binding protein 25 → MSYPGQPPMGIPGMPPMPYMVGAPPPIIGGVMPMPPHMIPTPVSAMQTSAPAVRYSRNQPRHDPTRRRERETGPPVTVFVGNIMDRAPDVMIRHILGACGHVLSWKRVQAFGFCEYAGPDAGLRAIRLLHDMEIGNKKLVVKVDAKAKVVLDQFKAERRKKLKGGQSPLQDETQNEAGDGEDSDDYMDEGMRVVDSDALTRISQILSEHSTELELAQNAPDARKASAEEHQAKLAAKSLNLDDAEIEESKRDLITREIGKFREVMKKQEEEKAQVKRKKEAVEKEEKEKREKKRRDRRDDDVGVKDEQEVDLGSPLSHKGHPDRRDKRRSKSRSKERERERERLRDRMRRDRREDDIVNKDDQDVDMDSPMSHKGHPDRRDKRRSKSRSKERDRMRDRNRERDREREEVRKSEREIMREREEEEEAKERKKNERRAREKEAAYQERLRAWETRERRKQKEYEKEFEKKRGKREAREKEAKRLKEFLEDYDDDRDDTKYYKGKELARRLEERTLEAEADSRDRCAERQELQRLRDKLYADASHPDPAAEFERLKAEREEQYKPKPVITIIDEEDEKNDDRKAIDKDKEERERMPPIETEPIDSDSDDGVEFEDPPQEPSRTPPRHHYRHRRHHRQPSYHRDFNQVDGIMESEKEPHNSNHKRNSVTSLSNAGGSVGSVTSPAPVTPSQMGGVPSQDDDSRMSLVSEPEKMNSGSNFVPFAMGANRSSDHGIGNKTPASPGGNNQQVNQSGQTRKKTRMDVKDVFNNDDEDDGTNNSKKRKLVPLDYGDEKKKKGIEEVNVNKGGKEESIKSQEEKRKHIKSLIDKIPTDKNALFAYQLDWAVIDNALMEKRIRPWINKKIIEYIGEPEPTLVDFICSKVMAGSSPQGILDDVQMVLDEEAEVFVVKMWRLLIYEVEAKKMGLVK, encoded by the exons ATGTCATACCCTGGACAACCACCTATGGGCATACCCGGAATGCCGCCGATGCCGTACATGGTTGGTGCTCCTCCACCGATCATCGGTGGAGTCATGCCAATGCCGCCACAT ATGATACCCACACCAGTCTCTGCAATGCAGACCTCAGCACCAGCTGTGAGATATTCTCGAAATCAACCGAGGCATGACCCAACCAGGCGAAGAGAGCGTGAAACAGGTCCTCCTGTCACTGTTTTTGTCGGTAACATCATGGATCGTGCCCCTGATGTTATGATCAGACATATCCTAGGTGCTTGCGGCCACGTTCTGTCCTGGAAACGTGTGCAAGCCTTTGGGTTTTGTGAATATGCTGGGCCAGATGCCGGAttgcgagcaattcgactacTCCATGACATGGAAATTGGGAATAAGAAGCTGGTGGTGAAAGTGGATGCCAAGGCTAAGGTTGTTTTGGATCAGTTCAAAG CTGAACGACGGAAGAAGCTGAAGGGCGGACAATCCCCTCTGCAGGATGAGACACAGAATGAAGCTGGCGATGGTGAGGATTCTGATGACTACATGGACGAGGGGATGCGCGTAGTGGATAGCGATGCACTGACAAGAATCTCTCAGATTCTTTCGGAGCATTCCACCGAGTTGGAACTTGCTCAGAATGCTCCAG ATGCTAGGAAAGCCAGTGCCGAGGAGCACCAGGCAAAGCTAGCAGCAAAGTCATTAAATCTCGACGATGCGGAAATTGAGGAAAGTAAACGAGATTTAATAACACGGGAAATTGGAAAGTTCAGGGAAGTCATGAAG aaacaagaggaagaaaaggCCCAGGTTAAACGGAAGAAAGAAGCTGTGGAGAAGGAGGAGAAGGAGAAACGGGAAAAGAAGAGGAGAGATCGACGCGATGACGATGTCGGGGTCAAGGATGAGCAGGAGGTGGATTTGGGGAGTCCTCTTTCACACAAGGGCCATCCGGATAGGAGGGACAAGCGTCGATCCAAATCGAG ATCAAAAGAACGTGAGCGGGAGCGTGAGCGCCTGAGAGATCGAATGAGAAGGGACAGACGAGAAGATGATATCGTCAATAAGGACGATCAGGACGTGGATATGGACAGTCCCATGTCGCACAAGGGTCATCCCGATAGACGTGACAAGCGGCGTTCGAAATCACg ATCAAAAGAGCGTGATCGCATGAGGGACAGGAATCGCGAGCGCGACCGTGAGCGCGAGGAAGTGCGAAAGAGCGAGCGGGAGATAATGCGTGAACgtgaggaggaggaagaggcAAAAGAGCGAAAAAAGAACGAGAGGCGAGCCCGAGAGAAGGAGGCAGCTTATCAAGAGCGTTTGCGTGCCTGGGAGACCCGTGAGCGTCGTAAACAGAAGGAATACGAGAAGGAATTCGAGAAGAAACGAGGCAAACGAGAGGCACGCGAGAAGGAGGCAAAACGATTGAAAGAATTCCTGGAGGATTACGACGATGATAGGGATGATACCAAGTACTACAAGGGCAAGGAATTAGCCAGACGCCTTGAGGAGCGTACACTAGAGGCTGAGGCGGACTCCCGGGACAGATGTGCTGAGCGCCAAGAGTTACAACGGCTACGGGACAAACTCTACGCTGATGCATCACATCCAGATCCAGCGGCAGAATTTGAAAGATTGAAGGCAGAGCGAGAGGAACAGTACAAACCGAAGCcagtaataacaataattgatGAGGAGGATGAGAAAAATGATGATAGAAAGGCTATTGACAAGGATAAAGAGGAGAGAGAGCGAATGCCGCCAATTGAAACAGAGCCCATTGATAGTGATAGTGATGATGGGGTTGAATTTGAAGATCCACCGCAGGAGCCATCAAGAACACCACCGAGACATCACTATCGTCATCGTAGGCATCATCGCCAGCCAAGCTATCATCGCGATTTTAATCAAGTTGATGGAATTATGGAGAGTGAGAAGGAGCCACATAATTCCAATCATAAGCGTAATTCAGTTACATCGTTGTCCAATGCTGGGGGTAGTGTTGGTTCGGTAACATCACCAGCTCCAGTAACACCATCACAGATGGGCGGTGTACCTAGTCAGGACGATGACTCGCGTATGTCGTTGGTTAGTGAGCCTGAGAAAATGAACAGTGGCAGTAATTTTGTACCCTTTGCCATGGGGGCTAATCGCAGTTCGGATCATGGTATTGGTAATAAGACACCTGCTAGTCCTGGGGGAAATAATCAACAGGTCAATCAGTCGGGCCAAACGAGGAAGAAGACACGAATGGATGTTAAGGATGTCTtcaataatgatgatgaggatGATGGTACTAATAACTCCAAAAAACGTAAATTGGTGCCTCTTGATTATGGGgatgagaagaagaagaagggaATTGAGGAGGTGAATGTTAACAAGGGGGGTAAGGAGGAGAGTATCAAGAGTCAGGAGGAGAAACGTAAACATATTAAATCCCTTATTGATAAAATACCGACGGATAAAAATGCACTTTTTGCTTATCAACTTGATTGGGCTGTCATTGATAATGCACTGATGGAAAAGAGGATACGGCCCTGGATTAATaagaaaatcattgaatacATTGGGGAGCCTGAACCAACACTTGTGGATTTTATCTGCAGTAAAGTTATGGCTGGAAGCTCACCTCAGGGAATTCTAGATGATGTACAAATG GTTCTCGATGAAGAGGCGGAAGTATTTGTTGTGAAAATGTGGAGGTTATTGATATACGAAGTGGAAGCCAAGAAGATGGGActagttaaataa